The proteins below are encoded in one region of Oncorhynchus gorbuscha isolate QuinsamMale2020 ecotype Even-year linkage group LG01, OgorEven_v1.0, whole genome shotgun sequence:
- the LOC124035293 gene encoding ammonium transporter Rh type C 1-like: MGCIQSFRQCCDRPKNTNVRISLPAVCFVWQIAMIILFGIFIRYNEESDTHWIEHKTSHNISSNIENDFYFRYPSFQDVHVMIFVGFGFLMTFLKRYSFGAVGFNFLIAGFGLQWALLMQGWFHSLDPMDGKIKIGVESMINADFCVASCLIAYGAVLGKVSPVQLMVMTLFGVTLYAVEEYIILSLIHARDAGGSMVIHTFGAYFGLSISWMLYRPNLDQSKHRIGSVYHSDVFAMIGTLFLWMFWPSFNSAISDHGDGQHRAAINTYLSLAATVLTSIAISSLSQKTGKLDMVHIQNATLAGGVAVGTAAEFMLMPYGSLIVGFCCGIISTLGYIYITPFMEKYLKIHDTCGIHNLHAMPGVIGGIVGAITAAAASEDVYGKEGLTNTFDFNGKWKDMMPTQQGGHQAAGLCVALCFGIGGGIIVGCILRLPIWGDAPDNSCFDDDIYWELPEDEENNPPTVEYNNHMRSKAVTESNISLERRQN; encoded by the exons ATGGGTTGTATACAAAGCTTCAGGCAATGCTGTGACCGGCCGAAAAATACCAATGTCCGAATTAGTCTTCCAGCAGTGTGTTTCGTATGGCAAATTGCCATGATCATCTTATTCGGCATTTTTATCCGTTATAACGAGGAATCCGACACACATTGGATAGAGCATAAAACATCTCATAACATATCCAGTAACATTGAGAACGACTTCTATTTCAGATATCCAA GTTTCCAGGATGTCCATGTGATGATCTTTGTGGGCTTCGGTTTCCTCATGACCTTCCTGAAGCGCTACAGCTTCGGTGCCGTTGGCTTCAACTTCCTCATCGCCGGCTTCGGCCTTCAGTGGGCACTTCTGATGCAGGGATGGTTCCACTCTCTGGACCCAATGGACGGCAAGATCAAGATCGGCGTGGAGAG CATGATCAATGCAGACTTCTGTGTAGCCAGCTGCCTGATAGCTTACGGGGCGGTGCTAGGCAAGGTGAGCCCAGTCCAGTTGATGGTGATGACGCTTTTTGGAGTCACTCTGTATGCTGTGGAGGAGTATATCATCCTCAGCCTCATACAT GCCAGGGATGCTGGTGGCTCCATGGTGATCCACACATTTGGGGCTTATTTTGGTCTGTCCATCTCGTGGATGCTGTACCGGCCCAACCTGGACCAGAGCAAGCATCGGATTGGCTCCGTCTATCATTCAGATGTCTTTGCCATGATCG GAACCCTGTTCCTGTGGATGTTCTGGCCTAGTTTTAACTCGGCCATCTCGGACCACGGGGATGGGCAGCATAGAGCAGCCATCAACACCTACCTGTCCCTGGCCGCCACTGTCCTCACCTCCATAGccatctccagtctctcccaGAAGACCGGCAAGCTGGACATG GTTCACATCCAGAACGCCACACTGGCCGGGGGAGTTGCCGTGGGAACGGCAGCGGAGTTCATGCTAATGCCTTATGGGTCTCTGATTGTAGGATTCTGCTGTGGCATCATCTCCACTCTGGGCTACATTTATATCACG CCATTCATGGAGAAATATCTGAAGATCCATGACACGTGTGGCATCCACAACCTCCACGCCATGCCTGGGGTCATAGGGGGCATTGTGGGCGCCATCACTGCTGCAGCCGCCAGTGAAGACGTCTATGGCAAGGAGGG GTTGACAAACACGTTCGACTTTAATGGGAAATGGAAAGATATGATGCCGACCCAGCAGGGAGGACACCAGGCAGCAGGGCTCTGTGTTGCCCTCTGCTTTGGAATCGGAGGAGGAATCATTGTTG GCTGTATCCTGAGGTTACCGATCTGGGGGGATGCTCCTGATAACAGCTGCTTTGATGATGACATCTACTGGGAG TTACCTGAGGATGAAGAGAACAATCCACCTACCGTGGAGTACAATAACCACATGCGGAGCAAGGCCGT AACGGAATCGAATATATCTTTGGAGCGGAGACAGAACTGA